AAAGACTGAGAAAGAAGAGAAGAACAATATGATCCTCATCGGAGGGCCTGGTACGAATTTAATTACAGCTGACATAAATCGCTACTTACCGATCCATTTTGATGAACACAATTACTGGGCAGGGCTTAAAGATAGAAAGAGAGGTTATGTATACAATATGGATAGTGATGGCATTATAGCGAAGATAAAAAATCCATTTGATCAGAGCAGTAGCATCATCGTGCTGGCAGGCCTCAGATATGTAGGAACAAAATCGGCCATCATCGCCCTATGTAATTTTCATGAAGAAGTTTTGAAGAATTATAATGGTGAGGATGAATGGGCGATCGCTATAAGAGGTTTTGATCTGGATGGTGATGGAAAGGTAGATGCTATAGAGACCTTAGCACAATCTTAAGAGCTCTTTACGCCCTTCTACCCCTTCTTCCACCAGGTTTTCGTGTTGTATCGTGAGGTATAGGTGTAACATCCTCTATCCTACCGATCTTAAACCCTGCTCTAGCGAGTGCCCTGATCGCCGCCTGTGCCCCCGGACCAGGGGTTCGAGGCCCTGTACCACCTACCGCCCTTACCTTTATATGAATGGCTGTGATCCCCTTCGCTTTAGCTATCTCTGCTACAGTCGTTGCCGATTTCATCGCAGCATAGGGTGATGATTCGAATCGGTCAGCTTTTACATGCTGACCTCCCGAACTGAATGCGATAGTCTCCGCACCGGTAAGGTCTGTGAGATGGACTATCGTATTATTGTAACTGCTATAAATGTGTACTATTCCCCATTTCTCTTTTGTTACATCTTCACTCATGCAGCTTTACCTCCGGATTGAACAACTTTGATGAGAGGGCTATCCTCTCTAATCCTTACGGAACCTTCCTCATCACTACTTACCATGTAACTTGGTATGGTAACGACTCTATCATTCACCATAATATGACCGTGGGTGATCATCTGTCTCGCCTGATAAGGTGTCTTTGCTAAACCTTTCTTCCAAACGATAGTTTGAAGGCGTCGATTAAGAATATCCTCTACAGTCAATCCTAACACGTCATCTAGAGTCGCAGATGAGGAGATTAAACCCAATCTTCTTAAACGTGACATCAATTTTGATTCCTTCACAATACGTTCATTCGGTGGAGTTGCTAAGAGGAGCCTTGCTTGATGTCTTATTCTTGATAACTCGGTCTTAGCCTTCCATAACTCTCTTTTATTTCTTAAACCATAGGTACCTACAAGGTTGAGCTCACTTAAGAGTTGATCACTCCTCCAAGGGTGTCTTGGAGATGAATACTTCTTCCGTGGTTTTTTCGGATCGCCCATACTCTCAACCTACTTAGTAGAAGAGGCTTTTCCCGGCTTCCTAACACCTACGGTAGCACCTTTTCGCCCAGTCGTGCGCGTCCTCTGGCCCCTCACCTTTAAGCCAAGAGAATGTCTCACTCCACGCCAACTCCCTATACTCATCTCTTTCTGAATATCGCTCCTTATCGTAAGTTCTAAATCCGATCCGATAAGATGGAAATCACCTCCACTTTCTAAATCCTTCCTTCTATTGAGTGCCCAATTAGGGATGCCAATCTTTCTCAAGTCCTTTAAACTCTGTTCGATTTCAGAAACTTGGGCCTCGGTTAAAGAGCCCAACCTTAGCTTACTATCGATTTTAAGAGCGTTCAATATTGCATGGGCTAAATTTAGACCCACCCCTTTGATATCGGCCAGAGCTGCAACTACCTTCTTCGTCCCATCAAGATCCTTTCCAGCTATCCTTACTATGTGCTTAAATTCTGATGACATCTGGTCCAATGGAAATAAAAGGTGATCTATAAATGTTATCACTCCAAACAAAAACCTGATTGT
This is a stretch of genomic DNA from Nitrososphaerales archaeon. It encodes these proteins:
- a CDS encoding 30S ribosomal protein S13, which gives rise to MSSEFKHIVRIAGKDLDGTKKVVAALADIKGVGLNLAHAILNALKIDSKLRLGSLTEAQVSEIEQSLKDLRKIGIPNWALNRRKDLESGGDFHLIGSDLELTIRSDIQKEMSIGSWRGVRHSLGLKVRGQRTRTTGRKGATVGVRKPGKASSTK
- a CDS encoding 30S ribosomal protein S11 encodes the protein MSEDVTKEKWGIVHIYSSYNNTIVHLTDLTGAETIAFSSGGQHVKADRFESSPYAAMKSATTVAEIAKAKGITAIHIKVRAVGGTGPRTPGPGAQAAIRALARAGFKIGRIEDVTPIPHDTTRKPGGRRGRRA
- a CDS encoding 30S ribosomal protein S4, with the translated sequence MGDPKKPRKKYSSPRHPWRSDQLLSELNLVGTYGLRNKRELWKAKTELSRIRHQARLLLATPPNERIVKESKLMSRLRRLGLISSSATLDDVLGLTVEDILNRRLQTIVWKKGLAKTPYQARQMITHGHIMVNDRVVTIPSYMVSSDEEGSVRIREDSPLIKVVQSGGKAA